A stretch of Arachis hypogaea cultivar Tifrunner chromosome 15, arahy.Tifrunner.gnm2.J5K5, whole genome shotgun sequence DNA encodes these proteins:
- the LOC112751868 gene encoding uncharacterized protein yields MSNEEDWDLFAIVRSCKAANNTAQTPQDTTTKTSSNSIMSTSSTTCLATTTITAEQNDGPFSSNNFVQPRTNGFQELEQLLNTFNPTITTTTTTTSAHGINSNNPLTFPHFIALPSTLGASTSGFDDRFHHHQQHQQKQHNLLQVQVPQTSTTTSLTLLPSSESQSQSQTQTPRSRKRKSQQKRMVCHVTADNLSSDLWAWRKYGQKPIKGSPYPRNYYRCSSCKGCVARKQVERSLSDPTMFVVTYTGEHKHAKPAHRNSLAGSTRKPSTPRLAETQENNDTKNPNNNNKNNNPDEKAQNSSTTTKEQNAEPPEIEQEMDDSSCEDSDDDGVLIPNSTAAMSDAVFLGSSSAAETWHCDGGFENRSDPDGPSNRI; encoded by the exons ATGAGTAATGAGGAGGATTGGGATCTCTTTGCCATAGTTAGAAGCTGCAAAGCTGCAAACAACACTGCACAAACTCCACAAGACACAACAACAAAAACTAGTAGTAATAGCATCATGTCTACTTCTTCTACAACTTGCTTGGCCACTACTACTATCACTGCAGAACAAAATGATGGTccattttcttctaacaattttGTGCAACCCAGGACCAATGGTTTCCAAGAGTTAGAACAATTGCTCAATACCTTTAAccccaccatcaccaccaccaccactaccactagTGCCCATGGCATCAATTCTAATAATCCTCTCACTTTTCCTCATTTCATTGCACTGCCATCCACCCTTGGAGCCTCCACTTCTGGTTTTGATGATAGattccaccaccaccaacaacatcaacaaaagcAGCATAATCTACTACAGGTTCAAGTTCCCCAAACTAGTACAACTACTTCTCTGACTTTATTACCAAGCTCAGAATCACAATCACAATCACAAACGCAAACACCCAGATCAAGAAAAAG AAAAAGCCAACAGAAAAGAATGGTATGCCATGTAACCGCAGATAACCTCTCATCAGATTTGTGGGCATGGCGTAAATATGGCCAAAAACCCATCAAGGGTTCCCCATATCCAAG AAACTATTACAGATGCAGCAGCTGCAAAGGTTGTGTAGCAAGAAAGCAAGTAGAGCGAAGCTTATCAGACCCCACCATGTTTGTTGTAACTTACACCGGAGAACACAAGCACGCTAAACCGGCTCACCGGAACTCACTCGCCGGAAGTACCCGGAAACCATCCACGCCTCGGTTAGCTGAGACCCAAGAAAATAATGATACTAAGaatcctaataataataacaaaaataataatcctGATGAGAAGGCTCAGAATAGCAGCACCACAACGAAAGAGCAGAACGCTGAACCGCCggaaattgaacaagaaatggATGATTCTTCATGTGAAGACAGTGATGATGATGGTGTCTTGATTCCCAACAGCACTGCTGCAATGTCGGATGCAGTGTTCTTGGGAAGCAGCTCCGCCGCTGAAACATGGCACTGCGACGGTGGATTTGAGAATAGGTCCGATCCGGACGGTCCAAGTAATCGGATCTAA